The following proteins are co-located in the Castanea sativa cultivar Marrone di Chiusa Pesio chromosome 8, ASM4071231v1 genome:
- the LOC142605582 gene encoding transmembrane ascorbate ferrireductase 2-like, with the protein MAVPNPNPNRKAMVATVRAIGLAVSALVLTWALHFRGGLSLSSLNNNKDLIFNVHPVLMVIGLILFNGEAMLAYKTVSGTKSFKKAVHLTLQSVAFCLSLIGVWAAYKFHNEKGIDNFYSMHSWLGLACLFLFGIQWAAGFSTFWYPGGSVSNRAALLPWHVFLGIYIYGLAIASATTGILEKATFLQTNQVISRFSTEALLLNCLGMLIVILGGCVILVVVTPTNAKGDSYRPMDYTVQHSVV; encoded by the exons ATGGCagttccaaatccaaatccaaatcggAAAGCAATGGTGGCAACGGTGAGGGCAATCGGACTGGCGGTCTCGGCTTTGGTTCTGACATGGGCTTTGCATTTCAGAGGCGGCttgtctctctcttctctcaacaacaacaaagatcTCATCTTCAAC gttcatCCTGTACTAATGGTGATTGGCCTCATTCTCTTCAATGGTGAAG CAATGCTAGCATACAAGACGGTCTCAGGAACTAAAAGCTTTAAGAAGGCAGTGCATCTTACATTGCAATCAGTAGCATTTTGTTTGAGCTTGATTGGGGTATGGGCTGCTTATAAGTTTCACAATGAGAAGGGCATTGACAACTTCTACAGTATGCATTCTTGGTTGGGTCTGGCTTGTCTGTTCCTATTTGGCATCCAG TGGGCTGCTGGCTTTTCAACCTTTTGGTATCCTGGTGGTTCAGTAAGCAACAGAGCTGCACTGCTTCCCTGGCACGTGTTCTTGGGGATTTATATATATGGACTAGCCATTGCTTCAGCTACCACTGGAATTTTAGAGAAGGCTACATTCTTACAGACCAACCAAGTAATATCACGTTTCTCTACTGAAGCATTGTTGCTTAACTGTTTAGGTATGCTGATCGTTATTCTTGGTGGTTGTGTTATTCTTGTTGTTGTCACTCCTACAAATGCCAAAGGTGATAGCTACAGACCAATGGACTATACAGTTCAGCATTCAGTTGTGTAG
- the LOC142605583 gene encoding putative transmembrane ascorbate ferrireductase 4 — MAITSSSLFPLLFFARLSGLAVALLVLFWALAFKSSFLLHSSQEDLIYAVLHPLLMVIGFILISGEAILVHRWLPGSKSFKKAVHLCLQGVALASGFFGIWTKFRGNDGIVANFYSLHSWMGLICVFLFGAQWLMGFLSFWHRGEARTVRLRVLPWHIFLGLYTYGLAVATAETGLLEKLTFLQTKRNVSTHSPESMVVNSLGLGLALLSGIVILAAVSPKHQTLQSKLVFSDAKCLSF; from the exons ATGGCCATAACCTCCTCTTCACTATTCCCACTCCTTTTCTTTGCTAGACTCTCAGGACTTGCAGTGGCATTGCTAGTCCTCTTCTGGGCACTTGCTTTCAAGTCCAGCTTCCTCCTTCACTCCTCCCAAGAAGACCTCATCTATGCA GTTCTTCATCCTTTACTAATGGTGATTGGTTTTATTCTCATCAGTGGCGAAG CAATTCTGGTGCATAGATGGTTGCCTGGTTCAAAGAGCTTCAAGAAAGCCGTGCATCTATGTCTACAAGGAGTGGCTTTGGCTTCTGGGTTTTTTGGGATTTGGACAAAGTTTCGTGGGAATGATGGGATTGTGGCTAACTTCTATAGTCTGCATTCTTGGATGGGTTTGATATGTGTCTTCCTATTTGGAGCTCAg TGGTTGATGGGTTTCCTGAGCTTTTGGCACAGAGGAGAGGCGCGCACAGTAAGGCTAAGGGTCTTGCCTTGGCACATTTTCCTTGGTCTCTACACATATGGTTTGGCTGTGGCCACAGCAGAAACTGGACTTCTAGAGAAGTTGACATTCCTACAAACCAAAAGAAATGTATCCACACACTCTCCAGAGTCCATGGTTGTCAATAGTCTAGGACTGGGTTTGGCCCTTCTTAGCGGCATTGTAATATTAGCCGCGGTTTCACCAAAGCACCAAACCCTTCAAAGTAAACTCGTGTTCTCAGATGCCAAGTGCTTGTCgttttaa
- the LOC142606982 gene encoding clavaminate synthase-like protein At3g21360, translated as MEFSSKAFKEGKCQGQKVVHGEIMPLVLQPPEPNKGDLESLLFALKENKDWVEQMIINNSAVLLRGYNVEKAEDFNEILEIFGWEDIHYVGPAPRTHVYKRVWTANEGPLSEFIYYHHEMVLIKECPKKVILFSEIPPPEGGETPFVPSFRVTERMLEEFPEAVEEIEEKGLKYTFTALSKNDTSSMRGRGLEDTFGTSDCAEADRRANALGMDLEWLPNGAVRATLGPRSLIKVFDGRKGRRMWFNTVVGMHGKEHSSAMMADGTELPEHVVKRCEEIIEEESIQFKWEKGDVLFFDNMALLHGRRPSLPPRRVLVATTK; from the exons ATGGAATTCTCTAGCAAGGCCTTCAAGGAAGGAAAATGTCAAGGCCAAAAAGTAGTGCATGGTGAAATCATGCCACTAGTTTTACAACCTCCAGAGCCGAACAAGGGTGACTTGGAATCCCTTCTCTTTGCTCTCAAGGAAAACAAGGACTGGGTCGAGCAAATGATCATCAACAACAGTGCTGTCCTCCTTAGAGGTTACAACGTTGAGAAAGCTGAGGATTTCAATGAAATCCTAGAAATTTTTGGCTGGGAAGACATTCATTATGTGGGGCCAGCACCTCGAACACATGTTTACAAACGAGTTTGGACAGCCAACGAGGGACCCCTCTCTGAGTTCATTTACTACCACCACGAAATGGTTTTG ATTAAGGAGTGTCCAAAAAAAGTAATACTTTTCAGTGAGATACCACCCCCTGAAGGTGGAGAGACACCCTTTGTTCCTAGCTTCCGAGTAACAGAAAGGATGCTAGAGGAGTTTCCAGAAGCTGTGGAGGAAATAGAGGAGAAGGGGTTAAAGTACACATTCACGGCTCTTAGCAAGAATGATACATCCTCCATGAGAGGTAGAGGCTTGGAAGATACTTTTGGAACATCGGATTGTGCAGAAGCTGATAGAAG ggCCAATGCTCTTGGCATGGACTTGGAGTGGCTACCAAATGGTGCGGTTCGGGCAACATTGGGCCCACGATCTCTAATAAAGGTGTTTGatggaagaaaaggaaggaggatgTGGTTTAACACCGTAGTTGGCATGCATGGAAAGGAACATAGCTCAGCCATGATGGCAGACGGAACAGAATTACCGGAACATGTAGTCAAGAGATGTGAAGAAATCATCGAAGAAGAGAGCATCCAATTCAAGTGGGAAAAGGGAGATGTTCTCTTCTTTGATAACATGGCTTTGCTTCATGGAAGAAGGCCTTCTCTTCCTCCTAGAAGAGTCCTGGTTGCCACAACCAAGTAG
- the LOC142607813 gene encoding protein decapping 5 produces the protein MASESASKPSSASGSGSASGSGSGSGSGSGSGADSYIGSLISLTSKSEIRYEGVLYNINTDESSIGLRNVRSFGTEGRKKDGPQVPPGDKIYEYILFRGSDIKDLQVKSSPPVQPPPPITNDPAIIQSHYPRPVSTATSLPPAVSGTLTDLNSHTAQLGLHGGVPLYQPNLGSWAATPPPPSANGGGLAMPMYWQGYYGPPNGLPHLHQQSLLRPPPGLSIPSSMQQPMQYPNFNASLPTGASNLPDVPSLFPPASSSSLNLSSSSLAQLTLPSTLPPVPSATLASETLGNSVPNKAPHIIGLPSVTLSSSLTSLTPLATSSPDISAIVPPIISNKPNAISGPTLSYQTLSQSTSSIVGTSNSIRTETPAPSLITPGQLLQSVPTAASSPQTSQTAHKDVEVVQVSSSSSSSEPTVPVSAEAQPPILPLPVPSRVVHKPNGTPYQHRHVYRGRDRGRGMGSSRPVTKFTEDFDFIAMNEKFKKDEVWGHLGKSSKSHSKDKEGDENFSDEDDTQDEDDGQSSKLLEKPVYNKDDFFDSLSSNALDHESHNGRTRFSEQMKIDTETFGDFARYRGGRGGRGRGGRSRGGYYGRGYGYGGRGRGRTISRAL, from the exons ATGGCATCGGAAAGTGCATCGAAACCGAGCTCagcctcaggctcaggctcggcctcgggctcaggctcaggctcaggctcaggctcaggctcaggggcCGATTCGTACATAGGAAGCTTGATTAGCTTGACTTCAAAGAGTGAGATCAGATACGAAGGCGTTCTCTACAACATCAACACTGATGAGTCCAGTATCGGACTCCGAAACG TACGATCATTTGGAACGGAAGGGAGAAAAAAGGACGGCCCGCAAGTTCCTCCAGGCGACAAGATTTACGAATATATACTCTTCCGTGGGAGTGATATCAAG GATTTACAGGTTAAATCTTCTCCACCTGTTCAGCCTCCACCACCTATAACCAATGATCCAGCTATTATACAG TCTCATTATCCTCGCCCAGTTTCTACAGCTACAAGCTTGCCTCCTGCTGTTAGTGGGACTTTGACAGATCTTAATTCTCATACTGCCCAGTTGGGACTCCATGGTGGTGTGCCTTTGTATCAACCGAATCTAGGTTCTTGGGCAGCTACACCACCTCCTCCTAGTGCAAATGGTGGTGGCCTGGCGATGCCAATGTATTGGCAAGGATACTATGGCCCCCCAAATGGACTCCCTCATTTGCATCAGCAATCTTTGCTTCGTCCACCACCAGGGCTTTCAATCCCTTCTTCAATGCAGCAGCCAATGCAATATCCTAATTTTAACGCCTCTCTACCCACCGGGGCTTCAAACTTACCTGACGTTCCGTCTTTGTTTCCTCCTGCTAGCTCTAGTTCCCTGAATTTAAGCTCCAGTTCTTTAGCTCAATTAACTTTGCCATCCACTCTGCCTCCTGTGCCTTCGGCTACATTAGCTTCTGAAACATTAGGAAACTCAGTGCCTAACAAGGCACCACATATTATTGGCCTTCCATCAGTCACACTTAGTTCTAGTTTGACATCTCTGACTCCTTTAGCTACATCTAGTCCGGATATAAGTGCTATTGTACCACCAATAATCTCCAACAAGCCTAATGCAATTTCTGGTCCAACCTTGTCATATCAAACCTTGTCTCAATCTACCTCGTCTATTGTTGGGACATCCAACTCTATTCGTACAGAAACACCAGCTCCCTCGTTGATAACTCCAGGTCAGCTGTTGCAGTCTGTACCTACTGCAGCTTCTTCGCCTCAAACTTCACAAACAGCACATAAAGATGTAGAGGTGGTTCAAGTATCTTCttcgtcatcatcatcagaacCAACAGTGCCAGTTTCAGCTGAAGCTCAGCCACCAATACTGCCATTACCTGTACCTTCACGAGTTGTTCATAAG CCCAATGGAACTCCTTACCAACATCGTCATGTTTACAGGGGACGTGATAGAGGAAGAGGAATGGGG AGTTCACGTCCAGTAACAAAATTCACTGAAGATTTTGATTTCATTGCCATGAATGAGAAATTTAAGAAGGATGAAGTGTGGGGTCATCTTGGTAAGAGTAGTAAATCTCATTCAAAGGACAAAGAAGGGGATGAAAATTTTAGTGATGAAGATGATACCCAGGATGAAGACGATGGTCAATCATCCAAGTTACTAGAAAAG CCTGTCTATAATAAGGATGATTTCTTTGATTCTCTCTCCTCCAATGCTCTTGACCATGAATCACATAATGGAAGGACTAGATTCTCTGAGCAAATGAAGATAGACACAGAG ACGTTTGGTGATTTCGCAAGGTATCGGGGTGGTCGAGGAGGTCGGGGGCGTGGTGGTCGTTCTCGTGGTGGTTACTATGGAAGGGGGTATGGCTACGGTGGGAGGGGCCGGGGGCGGACCATTAGTCGGGCCTTATAG